In one Gammaproteobacteria bacterium genomic region, the following are encoded:
- a CDS encoding hypothetical protein (Evidence 5 : Unknown function), whose amino-acid sequence MPGNSNHPPGKGYVQNRFSVNHPGLKPEACESKPEIDQP is encoded by the coding sequence ATGCCAGGTAACAGCAATCATCCACCGGGCAAGGGCTATGTCCAAAATAGATTCAGTGTCAATCACCCCGGGCTAAAGCCCGAGGCTTGTGAAAGCAAGCCCGAGATTGACCAGCCTTAG
- a CDS encoding Histidine kinase → MKILLRTTIAVRLRIVFLLILLLTVAMGGFAIHTMMNLSGLSGKLYNHPFTVTSAILELRADVLDIEQLVANLIHTTKTGDIDSYTGEIAAVEADAQNRLAIVRDRFLGRQEDIIELARALAQWKAARDTTIALIRAGRTTEAIARNDSTDTTLADATRRALDSIRAFAANKAIAFRQMADQEGENAIHYSLIALLILVILSMLITQIITRSIVRPLSELRDCMTQLSSGDLTAEIPNREGNNEISAMAKALEVFKESAVHLDSQRWVKEGVTSTSLALQKAEELASFARHTVSNLVPLLEAGIGVLHIWSEERGRFELMGSYGHTERRSAQTSFKIGEGLAGQCALEQTAIILDEVPADFMRITSGIGEAVPRVLLATPIISRGKVIAVLEIGAFKPFRAAQQALLDEVIPAIAANLEILARNLRTQTLLEKTQQQTEELQVSEEELRIQSDALQAANEELRQKSHALEVQTEELRASEEELHVQHDTIQAANEELRQKGQALEERSLALEAAKREADRRALELDAASRYKSEFLANMSHELRTPLNSLLILAKVLADNEEGNLTEDQVESATVVYDSGNHLLRLINDILDLTKVEAGKMQLVASDVSLASLTGELLRRFNPLAANRELTLRIETDEGMPSHIKTDRNKLEQILNNLIGNAIKFTSRGEVTVHIFRPLSSQHLTTLGLDLEKGFAIAVTDTGIGIAPENTDRIFRAFEQVDGSTSREYGGTGLGLTISQKLAHLMGGDITVDSVQGRGSTFTLYLPLSQTTMSYWIPPATTPNRPTVVVESHPACVPTTTAVAPLIAGPTSIIPVVRRSENTILVIEDDPAFARVVGDLAKKRGFRTLVASNGRMGLELAQQYRPTGIILDISLPEIDGWTVMERLKATPETRQIPVHVMSADDDKLRGLKMGAIGFDTKPTTKEQINKAFERLIQSAATIERRILLVDDDPATRLAVSGILKNLNAEIVYASDGQSALESLQTQKFDCVILDLTLPGLSGFEILNQMSRSNERLPPVVICTGRDLSVEETLKLREYTDSIVIKGAHSPERLLDEVTLFLHSVHANTSGGLRPIPPPVTEITDEKIAGRTVLVVDDDMRNAFALSKVLRAKGLNVLMAQDGYKALAHLEEGKKVDIVLMDIMMPGMDGYQTIRKILNNPHHARLPIIALTAKAMSGDREKCLECGASDYLSKPIDIDRLLERMRTLMQETR, encoded by the coding sequence CACCATGATGAATCTCTCTGGTTTGTCAGGGAAGCTCTATAACCATCCCTTTACCGTCACCTCGGCAATCCTGGAATTACGTGCGGATGTTCTTGATATTGAACAATTGGTAGCCAATCTAATTCATACCACAAAAACGGGCGATATTGACAGCTACACCGGAGAGATTGCCGCTGTGGAAGCCGATGCCCAGAATCGCCTCGCCATTGTGCGTGACCGATTTCTCGGACGACAGGAGGATATCATTGAGCTAGCCCGCGCCCTCGCCCAATGGAAAGCAGCACGCGACACAACGATTGCCTTAATACGCGCTGGTCGCACCACGGAGGCCATTGCTCGCAATGACTCCACCGACACCACACTCGCAGATGCAACAAGAAGGGCACTCGATTCAATTCGCGCCTTTGCTGCTAATAAGGCCATAGCATTTCGACAGATGGCAGATCAGGAAGGTGAAAATGCAATCCACTATTCCCTGATTGCACTATTGATCTTGGTAATCCTGAGTATGCTTATCACGCAGATCATTACGCGCAGTATTGTCCGACCACTTAGCGAATTGCGCGACTGCATGACGCAACTCTCTAGTGGTGATTTAACTGCCGAGATCCCCAATCGCGAGGGCAACAACGAGATCTCTGCCATGGCTAAGGCACTCGAGGTATTTAAGGAATCCGCAGTACACCTCGATTCCCAACGCTGGGTCAAAGAGGGCGTAACCTCAACGTCATTAGCGCTCCAAAAGGCCGAGGAATTGGCGAGTTTCGCCCGCCACACCGTCAGTAATCTGGTTCCGCTCTTGGAGGCCGGTATCGGTGTACTTCATATCTGGAGCGAGGAGCGGGGTCGCTTCGAACTCATGGGCAGCTACGGCCATACCGAACGACGTAGCGCCCAGACCTCATTTAAGATTGGAGAAGGGTTGGCCGGCCAATGTGCGCTCGAACAAACCGCGATCATCCTCGATGAGGTACCAGCCGATTTCATGCGCATCACCTCTGGAATTGGCGAGGCGGTACCGCGAGTATTACTAGCCACGCCGATTATATCACGCGGCAAGGTAATTGCGGTATTGGAGATCGGCGCCTTCAAACCATTTCGTGCGGCCCAACAGGCGCTACTCGACGAGGTTATTCCGGCAATTGCCGCCAACCTTGAGATCCTGGCACGCAATCTACGCACCCAGACCCTCCTGGAAAAGACTCAGCAACAGACCGAGGAATTGCAGGTATCAGAGGAAGAACTCCGCATCCAAAGCGACGCGCTTCAGGCCGCCAACGAAGAATTGCGCCAGAAGAGCCATGCCCTTGAGGTACAGACAGAGGAATTACGCGCCTCCGAAGAAGAGCTGCACGTCCAACACGACACCATCCAGGCCGCTAACGAAGAATTGCGTCAAAAGGGTCAGGCCCTGGAGGAACGCAGCCTTGCCCTAGAGGCGGCAAAACGCGAGGCCGACCGTCGTGCGCTCGAACTCGATGCCGCCAGCCGCTACAAGTCGGAATTCCTGGCCAATATGAGCCACGAATTGCGCACTCCTCTCAATAGCCTGTTGATATTAGCCAAGGTACTGGCTGATAACGAGGAAGGCAACCTGACGGAGGATCAAGTGGAATCTGCCACCGTCGTCTATGACAGTGGAAACCATCTCCTGCGCCTCATCAACGATATCCTCGACCTAACCAAGGTCGAGGCCGGTAAAATGCAATTAGTCGCAAGTGATGTTTCCCTCGCCAGCCTGACCGGAGAGTTGCTACGACGCTTTAATCCACTCGCCGCCAATCGCGAACTTACCCTGCGAATCGAAACAGACGAGGGTATGCCATCTCATATTAAGACTGACCGTAACAAACTGGAGCAGATCCTAAATAATCTGATCGGAAATGCCATCAAATTTACCTCACGAGGCGAAGTAACGGTACACATATTCCGTCCTCTTTCATCACAGCATCTGACCACCCTGGGCCTTGATCTGGAAAAAGGATTCGCCATCGCAGTTACCGATACCGGCATTGGCATTGCCCCGGAGAATACCGATCGAATATTTCGTGCCTTTGAACAGGTTGACGGTAGTACCAGCCGCGAATACGGTGGTACGGGACTCGGCCTCACCATCTCGCAAAAACTGGCGCATCTGATGGGCGGAGATATTACCGTCGACAGTGTGCAGGGTCGTGGAAGCACATTTACGCTCTATCTACCACTGTCACAGACGACCATGTCGTACTGGATACCACCCGCCACTACACCCAACAGGCCAACCGTAGTCGTAGAGTCACACCCCGCCTGCGTACCCACCACCACCGCCGTGGCCCCGCTAATCGCGGGGCCGACGAGTATTATTCCCGTGGTGCGTCGCAGCGAAAATACCATTCTGGTGATCGAGGACGACCCAGCCTTTGCGCGTGTCGTCGGCGATTTGGCCAAGAAACGCGGCTTTAGGACCCTAGTTGCCTCGAATGGTCGCATGGGCCTCGAACTGGCACAGCAGTATCGCCCTACCGGGATCATCCTCGATATCAGCCTACCGGAAATTGACGGTTGGACGGTCATGGAGCGACTCAAAGCCACGCCCGAGACCCGCCAGATCCCAGTTCACGTTATGTCGGCCGACGATGATAAACTGCGCGGACTCAAGATGGGCGCTATTGGTTTCGATACCAAACCAACCACTAAGGAGCAGATCAATAAGGCGTTTGAACGGTTGATCCAATCCGCGGCAACCATTGAGCGTCGTATTCTATTGGTCGATGATGACCCTGCGACCCGCCTGGCAGTAAGTGGTATCCTCAAGAATCTCAACGCTGAAATTGTCTATGCCAGTGACGGTCAGAGCGCGTTAGAATCCTTACAGACTCAGAAATTCGATTGCGTAATCCTCGACCTCACCCTACCAGGATTATCCGGGTTCGAGATTCTTAATCAAATGAGTCGCAGTAATGAACGGTTACCGCCGGTCGTTATTTGTACTGGTCGCGACCTATCCGTAGAGGAAACGCTCAAACTTCGCGAATACACGGATAGCATCGTGATCAAAGGCGCCCATTCGCCCGAGCGACTACTAGACGAAGTCACCTTATTTCTGCATAGTGTCCACGCTAATACCAGCGGTGGTCTACGACCGATACCACCACCGGTTACCGAGATCACCGATGAGAAAATCGCTGGACGCACCGTGCTCGTCGTGGATGACGATATGCGCAATGCATTTGCCTTGTCGAAGGTATTACGTGCCAAGGGACTCAATGTACTCATGGCCCAGGATGGTTACAAGGCACTTGCCCATCTCGAAGAGGGCAAGAAAGTTGATATCGTCCTCATGGATATTATGATGCCGGGCATGGATGGTTATCAAACCATCCGAAAAATCCTCAATAATCCTCATCACGCTCGCCTACCCATTATTGCGCTCACCGCCAAGGCAATGAGCGGTGACCGTGAAAAGTGCCTGGAATGCGGCGCCTCTGATTATTTATCAAAACCCATCGACATTGACCGTCTACTCGAACGGATGCGTACTTTGATGCAAGAAACACGCTAG